In the Arachis stenosperma cultivar V10309 chromosome 8, arast.V10309.gnm1.PFL2, whole genome shotgun sequence genome, GTAGTAGAATCAGGGATTGTAAGAAGTTAGAGTACCACAGATCTAAATGGGAGCTTGGAGATCCCATAAAATTGGCTGTTGCAAGAAAATATGCCAGATCCTGGACTCCAAGAGTTCCACCTTCTTTTTTGcctggaaaaaaaattaaagaaagaagcTAAACGTCTTAGCATAAAAAGCAAGAAGATACATATTTATCATCTTGACCATCTTCTTTTAGAGAGAAATAAATAATGAGTGTTATTTATATAAGAATATCAATGAAATaagattatttattatttattataattttttataattagttGTCACTTAATAGTTAATAGTAAATTCTCAATATTTATGTATATGATAGCATAGCAAAACAGAGCAATAGAACAACCATAAGCAATATTAGAAACAATAAACAATATAAAATCAATAGCAAGGTAGTTAAAGAacatatctttaaaaaataaatagataaatgtctgaattatatgtatattataacAGCAGTCATCCACAAAATGAAAAGATGAAGGTTTCATTGCTCTTTAGCAATTTGAAGGAAGAAACTGGTGGTTTATTCTTGGTAACCTAAGGTAAATCTTCTTGATCATAGCTTGAATCCTGCTGAAATAACTAAATGACAAAAGAACAAACCAAACAAATACCGAACAAACCAACAAAAACCCCATAAGTAAATGACAACTATCAGTAGATTAATTGGAAAAACGAATTACCACTTATTTGTGATTCCTTCTAATAGTTTTCCTAGTGGAATTCTTCACACCCATGAATCTTGTCTTCATATTGCACTATGGAGAAGCCTTTGAAGCTTTGCTGTCTGGTAATGTGCCCATTTCTATTGTTAGTAAGTTCTGGTTGTTAGAAATCAGATCTCAAATAATTTTAGTAAAATCAACATATCGAAAAGGAACTATAAAGGAAACATTAAGCAAAAATATCTACCAAAATTCATAGAGAACCATGACCTCCACTATATGTGTGCTTGTACATCATGGGGTGAAcctgaaaaaagaaaataatgcaCAATAAGAACATTTAAAAGAGAGAAACTGCAGAATCCAAACCCACCAATAACCGCTATTGCTAACACCATGACTCATACGACACTAAATGAGAAACCTCTTGTCTAGTAGATCCAATCATTTCAAAGGATTCTAAATCCCAAAATTTTAGTGTACTGTCTGCTGACCCTGCAATACAATTTGTGATATTCAAAAGCTTAAGAATAAACATTGAGACTTTCAATCTTTTAGCCATCAAGTCACAATTAAGTTAACCAAAATTAGAgggaaaaaaatatatgtataaatgcCAAGTCCACACAAATACATATTATGCTTAGTATGAAAAAGTTAATTTGCGAGTGGTCCATACATTTGCGCTTTTTACGTTGGTGATATATGTTTGGGGGCTGcactgaaataaaaaaataaattagctTCTTATTTAATTAGATCCTTATATAGAGAAGAGAATTTGCTATGTCTAATAAGATATTTAGATAGTACATGTACTAAGATTGAcattagtaaaataattaagaaGTGAATTGAAATTTACACCTTGAATTATGTACTTTTGCTGGTAGTAAATTTAGATACTGAAGGCACCCACCAACTGTTAGTATAGAGAAAGTTTtcctaaaagaaaaagaatgaactaaaataagaaaacatACTCAACTAAATTTAAGTCTTCAACTCTATTAtcattaatattatataaattgaTGTTCAATGCTTGGTTAACATATAAGTTGACTATATGTATAGGGTGCATCCCATGTCTATCCTTAAACtctaaaaaaacataaaatttgaataaaaaatctATGTAAATATAGACTGtcatcttttaaaataaataaaatttaattagatgGTAAATGAAGAATACCATCATGTTTATACTTTGAAAACAACGGATCTAAGTTGCTCCCCCACTTTGCACCCCAAaccaatttatttaaaaaaaatcacgaTGGCTAAGATCacaaaatttatttcaattgcAAGGAGTATAACAATGTAACGAAGAGATCAAAACGAAGAGATCCTTCTTACATATTGCCATTGCTCACTCCCAAATACCGAACCGATCTCTGTATTTCTGCTGCATGCTCTACTGCTTCAATACCGGTTTTTATATAAGGCTCGGAAACTATCTCAAGCAAAGGTGCCCTGCTCTATTTAGATCCACCATTCAACCTATCATGAAAACACCAGAAACTTCAACACTATTTTATCATAGATATAGGTAGTTGAGCATATTATGTGTTTGATCTAACAATGAAATAACTAAAGGTAGTTGAGGGATTGTCCAAATATAGAtgtgtttaaaaaatatgtaactCAGTACAATAGATGCACAACAAATAAAAACaacatattaattattaaacaCTAACGTTAGAAATAACTAAAGTTccaaaaaggaagaaaaaaggATTGCCTATAAGTAATTTTAACAGTGAGTAAAATCAAGACATTTACCAAATTCCATGATCAAAACTCAAAAGGGAGATACCAAACCATGTTTCACAAACAGTAGCCGATTTGATTTTGTGGTGGAATACTGCAGCTCCCAATATTAGAGAGCGAGAGCAAGAATGATGAGAAGAAAAAATTGGAAAATATGATTTGTGCGGATAATGAAAATGAACATATacaaatgttttttttttcaaattaattttgaattcataatttaaattttcaaacaatAAAATTTGTAGATTAAGCAAATAATAATCATTTACATAATttatctaattaattaattaaaacaaaaaataacaaccaTGCAAATCTGTTCTGAACGCCGATTAGATCTCACGGCTCTGTTCTGGTCGTCGCTGCTGTGCTCTCACTACATGTGCTCCCTATGGCCGCGACTCAGTACTTTCCAGCTATATGCTTTCTTCTGCCGCTTCCTCCTCCGTATCCATCACCACACATTGATGATTACCACGAACTCCACCGCACCCACGGCGACCACCATGCCATACCATCGTCCACCACCATAGCAATCGACTCCTCATCCACCGCTGTAACCCTACCACCACCGCTGGCGTTGCTCCACCGTGACGACTCCTCTGAAGGTTAGAGCCATCAGGTACAATGACATCCTCTGCCTTGGTGAGTACATAAACTTTCTCCATCTCCAATTTAGATTAGGAATAGGAAGAAGAAACGAACGGAAAAAGGGAAGTAAAAAAGAGGAGGAACGGATGATGAAGGAGAAGAATCgatgaagaagaggaggaagagagaaaaaaggaaacaGAGGATGGAGAACGCAGATGATGGAAAATTGGAAATGAATCCCctttttaattgagtttaaTTCGAAATTTGAAATTTCAGGATGTCTACATGTAAAGAAAGCTGTAAAGGATGATAAGAAAAGTAGGCACGATGTTCAGAAAAGTAGTAAAATGAGGATGATTTGATCATGGGTGATTGTAATAATGATcatacataaaaaatttgaaaaattctAAAGGATGCCACAAAACATATTCCACTACTGAATAAACCTTTTTTTAAAGGATTGTTATAAgataatcaaattagtccttatataatttttttttaattttttcttgataatattaaatttaaaatattttttgatactactaattttaatagaaatgtaattgacaaacaaaaaattagtaatggtatcttttcttcttaaaaattttgtcaataaaattatctctcttctttaagtcttctcaaaatctctcttattcttttctattctaaaacatttttcttataTTATCACATTTTGCTGGAACATGTATATACTCAAAATTGAAATGTATGTATTTgttaacctaaacaaagttatatgctcaaaatcaaaatttatgtattaaaagaaaaattatataatctatctcaaacatatgaaacacacaaaaatttatgtattaaaaaaaattatataatctatctcaaacatatgaaacatacaaaaatttatgtaatttatCATATAAAACATATGAAACACACATATAATCTATCATAATAAACACACTCCAATTTTGGATGAGATCTTGGAACCACCCACAATGGCAGCAAATGGCCTCTTTGGGTTTGATACAGCCCAACAAGGTAGTCAAGTTCCTAAACTTGGAAAGGTCACAgcataaatttattatgatagATTATATATGAGTTTCATatgtttcatattttaaattacataaatttttgtgtgtttcatatgtttgaaataaattatatatatttttttaatacataaattttgattttgagcaTATAACTTTATTTAGGTTAATAAATACATACATTTCaattttgaatatatatatattctagcAAAATGTGATAAtgtaagaaaaatattttagaatagaaaagaataggagagattttgagaaaagataccattactaattttttatttgtcaaatacaattctattaaaattagtagtatcaaaaaatatttcaaatttaatattatcaagaaaaaattaaaaaaaattatataaggactaatttgattattttttaaaattttaaggatgaaaatgacttacgtATAAACTTTCAAGGActattttgattaaaaataacttttttacatGTCAAGTGACACGTGACATACCATGTGTCACTGACCTGgtgccacgtgtcactgacCTGACATGTCAACTAATCATCTTGTGACATGTGGCATCAACCACCACGTCATCATGTGCCACGTGGCACTTAACGTGACACGTCATCATCCAACTGACGGAAGAACTAACGTGACCAAGTCGTGTATCTTTCGGGGACGATTTCGATTAACTTTATCTTTCGAGGACCAAAATGGAGATCGGGGTATCTTTCATGGACGATTTTGAGTATTAACtcttaattgataatttaatatatattttttttacataaaaatcaattctattttaaattatcatcaagttatataataatagtGTATATTTTCTGTAACCCGCAAGTAGGGTTGGGTACCCGCGAGTTAAAAGCGGGTAGAGTTAGGGTTGAGATATTCTTAACTCGCAGATAGAGTAGGATtgagtttatataaaaatctcaaCTCGCGgatagggttagggttagatccaaaccctaccctacccattACCACCCCTACTTATACTCatagttttaaaaattagacCGAATCGATTGGTCGGACCGATTCAATCGCGAACCGACAACATTAACAGTCAAGTATGTAAAACTGTTGATCAGAAAATCGGTGAAAAATGTTGAATTGGATGAGAACCGGTCGGTCAGACCGAATCGAAATCCAGGCGGTTTACAGAAAAACGGAAGCTCCTCTTTCTCCctttctccctttctttctttcattcagAAAGAGATCACACAAACCCAGCCGAAAAACTACACCACCGCCGCAAGGTGTGGCATACTGCCGCCGTCCGTCGCACTCAAAGTTCGCCATCCGTCCGTCTATCTAGCTTCCCTCGTGCTCCAAGTCTTCAACCCCTGTTCGCTGTCACCGATCGCGGCTGCTTCCTCGAGCTCGGCGTCCGTCGTCTTTGTCTGTTCAGCCGCGCTTTCGTCGCCGTTTGTTTGCCGTTCACGTTCGCGTCTTCGTTCAGCTGTCGTCTTCGTTCGTGTTCTTCGCCGTTCACGTTCGCGTTCACTCGCCGCTCACCGTTCGAGTTCGCATTCGCGTTCGTCTGGAAGCCACGCTGCTCTGCTTCAAACTCTGCGACCAACCCGCGCGCTCCACCTAGCCGTCGAACTGCTCTCTTTTGTCGCCGCCGTGAGTTCCCTAAACCCGCCACCAGACAATACACTCACACAACACCAATACTCTGCTTCAAACTCTGCAACTTCTGATTTCTATTACAATAAGTAACTTTGATTTGGTAGTGGTTTGGATTTTTTCATAGACTGAATTAAGGTTACAATAGTTATGTTCTCTTCTCTATCATATTGATATTAAGCTTTGAATTCTTTTATTTCGTTTTAATTTTACCGCACTCaacatgtttgatgaaatgctttaACCATGTTTCTGGTTGGATTTATAATTTCTAGCTTTTAGAAACTTAGTAAGTTGATTGCATGTGAAATTAGAATAATTGAATCTTAGTAATTAGAAAATTTTAGCTGCACAAATAGCATCTTTGCAGAAAACATATTAGCATGATGATGCCACTTGCATTAGTGTTCTTCTGGTAAATCTTAACTGTTATTGTGAACTTGTTAATTTGCTAATTGTTCTTGTGTTGTTGTTCTGTTGTTCttctgttatttttttatttttttttgtttttgttgtgaTTTTCTGTTCTTGAACTTGTTAAGTTGATAATTTGCTAAATTGTTGGGCTACTGTTGTTTTAATTTGCTAAATTGTTAGGTTGCTGTGATTTAATTTGTTAGATTTTCTATTTAGGTCTTGTTCTTGATTATTTGCCTAATTGTTGTTGTTTATTTATTGTTGTCTTTGAGATTATTGCTTGATATTGGTTATCATTGATTTATTATATGCTTCATGTTTTCATTGTTTTCATCTTCTGAAGGAAAaaaattctgttttcattgttttgttgattgtttgttttgtttcagAAATCAATTTTTTGTGATCAATGCTCAAACTCTGAATGTTGTTCTGTTTTGTTTTAAGGCTGTGTTTGGAAGAGGTGATGATTTCTGAGtgttgttttgtttttgttttaaggCTGTGTGTTGTGttcaattttcattttgtaGGAAATTCTCTGAGGTATATAAGAATTAAGAAAGAAGACAATTTCAACGGTATTACTCTGTTGATTCTGGTCTGTTACAAGCTTGAACATAGAATTGAAGAGAGAAACCCTTTATTATTTCATCATTGGCCTATTTTTGGCATTGCATATTATTGTAGTTTGTTTATTCATAGATCTAGTTGTTTATGATCCCCTTTTGAAGTAAAAAAATGCTGTAGAAGAGTGTTTAGAACCAGTTGCTCTattcattgaatttttataGAATCAGCTGTTTAttataaaatgatttttttggTTGAACCACGGTTGAACTAGTTGAACCAATGAACCAGTAAACCAGTAACTAGAGCGGTTCGATAATcggtccggttttcagaaccttgcttATACTTGATTTGTTGAGTCCAAATTCTAGCAAAATATCTGACTCTTGGTATATGGATCTGTTCTTGCAAATTGATGAGTTGGAACTTGTATAAGATAAATTTGTATCAATGTTCAACTCTGCATTTTAAGTTCCATTGGCAGCAAGttgtttttcattcttttttacTTTAGGATTTATAGAGACCGGGTTTTATTGTAGTCCGAAAGTAATGAGGTTTCATCGGCTCTAGAACCAAGTAAGGGTCTTAGACCCAGTCAATATTTAGGGTTGTGTGTGGCTGTGTGGGCCCAGACAAATCTGGTTTCATCCAGCCCATGAACACCCCCTAGTGAGTAGCGATGCACTTTTTTTAAGACAAGTCCAAAGGTTCTTCCTTTAATTTACTTGCCTCCCTTGTGCAAGCAAAATGGATTTTTTATCTGTAATTCTTTTATTGTCGAAAGGAGCTAAAATTAGTTTAGGTTAGTGTGCAATGGCGTGGGAAattggttgttgttgttgttgttgttgttgttttggTAATTTTTTCTTGTTAGTTGGGATTATGAAAATACTATAATGTTTATTTGTTTGCCCTTATGtttttgataaattattttCAGGTGCGCTACTTGCAAATTATGCAAAATGGGATTTTGGAGGATGACCACTAATGATTATTTGATTTTGTATCGGTGATGTTATATGACTTTATACACAAAAAAGTGATTTTTCTTTGCCTAAGTGTTCTGATTTCTTTACTTTCAGCTGAATTATGATTAACACATGACCATGACTCAAAATCTATTTGGctacccaccaagtgtttgcCAAAAGTCCTCTACGAACAGAGGAAAACAAAGGTGCTTTATTATTGACTTCCATCTATTTGACTCAAATTATCTCCTTTTTTGACTAACTTCGAACAGGATTCATGTTTCTTGAGTCACAAGGTGCCTTGGGAGTATATTAATTCACCAAGAATGGTCTTTGCAGCTACAATGCAAAGGTTTCTTTTACCTTTCCACCCTCTTTTGAACCAGTGCCATTTGGTACGTTCGGTGTCATCACTGCAAAAGCTTGAGAAGGATATTAGAGCTGAGGTGGAAGCCAAAAACTATGTTAAAATCCCTGACCTTCTCATTCCCTTAGAGTCCTGCCATAGTTCAAAGAataatcctttttctttcttttcttcattttcccAGAACATGCAAGTGCAAGTTATTGATGAAATGTTGCAATCTTTTATACCTCTCAGACCTCGCTCTAAGCCTAAGATAGCCCTTTCCTTCTTGCTAACTTACACCCTCCAAAGTTCTCATCCGCTCCCAATTGCACTTGCTGTCCTACAACGGACTCTGCGTTCTGGCTGCTTTCCAGTTCCTCAGACACATGTTCTCCTCACTTCTGCTTGGTTGGATCACCGTTGTCTCTCTCATTCTGTAGCTAATGTTTTGCTTGAGATGCAATCAATTGGATATCATCCTGACTGTGGGACTTGTAATTATCTACTATCGTCTCTTTGTGCAGTTGGTCAATTGGCAGAGGCAGTTAAAGTCTTGAATGGCATGGGTGGAGCAGGATGTATTCCCGATTTTAATAGCTATGGCATTGTGATTGGTGCAATAAGCAGAGCCAGAAAGACTGCTGAGGCAGTGGACTTGATGAAGCAAATGGTTGTGAAATATGGGTTGACTCCAGGACAGGGAACACTAGTGAAATTGTTTGCAGCATTGCGGGCAAACAGGGAGATATGGAAAGCTGTTGAGATGATCGAGTTACTGGAGAAAGAGGGTCACTCTGTTGAGTTCGAGAGTTATGAGGCAGTCATTGAAGGGTGCTTGGAGAAACATGAGTATGTTTTAGCTGGAAAGGTTGCAATGGGAATGACAGAAAGAGGTTTTATACCATATATCAAGGCCAGGCAGAAAATAATTGAAGGCCTAGCTAGCATAGGAGAGTGGAAGATAGCTTGTGC is a window encoding:
- the LOC130946356 gene encoding pentatricopeptide repeat-containing protein At1g06270 isoform X5, translating into MTMTQNLFGYPPSVCQKSSTNRGKQRCLGSILIHQEWSLQLQCKVGQLAEAVKVLNGMGGAGCIPDFNSYGIVIGAISRARKTAEAVDLMKQMVVKYGLTPGQGTLVKLFAALRANREIWKAVEMIELLEKEGHSVEFESYEAVIEGCLEKHEYVLAGKVAMGMTERGFIPYIKARQKIIEGLASIGEWKIACAVRQRFTSLKS
- the LOC130946356 gene encoding pentatricopeptide repeat-containing protein At1g06270 isoform X3 gives rise to the protein MVFAATMQRFLLPFHPLLNQCHLVRSVSSLQKLEKDIRAENMQVQVIDEMLQSFIPLRPRSKPKIALSFLLTYTLQSSHPLPIALAVLQRTLRSGCFPVPQTHVLLTSAWLDHRCLSHSVANVLLEMQSIGYHPDCGTCNYLLSSLCAVGQLAEAVKVLNGMGGAGCIPDFNSYGIVIGAISRARKTAEAVDLMKQMVVKYGLTPGQGTLVKLFAALRANREIWKAVEMIELLEKEGHSVEFESYEAVIEGCLEKHEYVLAGKVAMGMTERGFIPYIKARQKIIEGLASIGEWKIACAVRQRFTSLKS
- the LOC130946356 gene encoding pentatricopeptide repeat-containing protein At1g06270 isoform X1; translation: MVFAATMQRFLLPFHPLLNQCHLVRSVSSLQKLEKDIRAEVEAKNYVKIPDLLIPLESCHSSKNNPFSFFSSFSQNMQVQVIDEMLQSFIPLRPRSKPKIALSFLLTYTLQSSHPLPIALAVLQRTLRSGCFPVPQTHVLLTSAWLDHRCLSHSVANVLLEMQSIGYHPDCGTCNYLLSSLCAVGQLAEAVKVLNGMGGAGCIPDFNSYGIVIGAISRARKTAEAVDLMKQMVVKYGLTPGQGTLVKLFAALRANREIWKAVEMIELLEKEGHSVEFESYEAVIEGCLEKHEYVLAGKVAMGMTERGFIPYIKARQKIIEGLASIGEWKIACAVRQRFTSLKS
- the LOC130946356 gene encoding pentatricopeptide repeat-containing protein At1g06270 isoform X4, whose protein sequence is MQRFLLPFHPLLNQCHLVRSVSSLQKLEKDIRAENMQVQVIDEMLQSFIPLRPRSKPKIALSFLLTYTLQSSHPLPIALAVLQRTLRSGCFPVPQTHVLLTSAWLDHRCLSHSVANVLLEMQSIGYHPDCGTCNYLLSSLCAVGQLAEAVKVLNGMGGAGCIPDFNSYGIVIGAISRARKTAEAVDLMKQMVVKYGLTPGQGTLVKLFAALRANREIWKAVEMIELLEKEGHSVEFESYEAVIEGCLEKHEYVLAGKVAMGMTERGFIPYIKARQKIIEGLASIGEWKIACAVRQRFTSLKS
- the LOC130946356 gene encoding pentatricopeptide repeat-containing protein At1g06270 isoform X2 — protein: MQRFLLPFHPLLNQCHLVRSVSSLQKLEKDIRAEVEAKNYVKIPDLLIPLESCHSSKNNPFSFFSSFSQNMQVQVIDEMLQSFIPLRPRSKPKIALSFLLTYTLQSSHPLPIALAVLQRTLRSGCFPVPQTHVLLTSAWLDHRCLSHSVANVLLEMQSIGYHPDCGTCNYLLSSLCAVGQLAEAVKVLNGMGGAGCIPDFNSYGIVIGAISRARKTAEAVDLMKQMVVKYGLTPGQGTLVKLFAALRANREIWKAVEMIELLEKEGHSVEFESYEAVIEGCLEKHEYVLAGKVAMGMTERGFIPYIKARQKIIEGLASIGEWKIACAVRQRFTSLKS